The Natrinema caseinilyticum genomic sequence GGTGCGGAGGCGGCGATCGTTCGCGACGCGCTCGAGTGCCGCGACCCGCTGCCGGGTACGGCGGGCTTCGCCGGGCAACTCGACGATAGCCTCGTTCGGGACGTCCTCGGACGCGTGCCGCTGTTCGTCGACGCCGGTGCGACGACTACCGACGGTACCGCTGGCCACGACCCGGCGTGGGCGTTCGAGCCAGCCGCTCTCGACGACCCGCGGCTCGTTCCGGCCGGCGCGGTGGCACCGGTGGACGACCCGCTCGCCGGGCAACGGTCACACTGGACGCTGCCCAGCCCGGACCCGGAACCGGATCAGGACGCTGCTATCGATACTCTCGCGAACGCGATCCGGACGGCCGGCGACGCCGTCGGTGGTGGTAGACGAGACGTTGCGGTCGCGTTCTCCGGCGGCGTCGACTCGGCGCTGGTCGCCGAACTCCTCGATGCGCCGCTGTACGTCGTCGGCTTCCCGGACAGTCACGACGTCGAAGCGGCGCGGACGGCTGCCGAGGCCATGGGCCGGGACCTCACGGTGGTCGAACTCAAGCCGGAGGATCTGGAACGCGCCGCGCCCGAAGTCGCGCGTGCGACCGGCCGGACGAACGCCATGGACGTCCAGATCGCGCTCCCGCTGTATCTCGTCGGGGAACGCGTCGCTGCGGACGGGTTCGACGCGCTCGCGGTCGGCCAAGGGGCGGACGAGTTGTTCGGCGGCTACGAGAAGGTCGTTCGGCTCGACCACCGCGTCGACGCCGAGACGGTCCGCGGAGCAGTCCGGGAGCAAATCGAGGGGCTTTCGCGCCAGCTTCCGCGGGACGTGCTGACGATTCGGTCGACGGGCCTCGAGCCCGTGGCGCCGTTTCTCCACGACGCGGTACTCGAAGCGGCGCTCCGATTGCCGGATCCCCTGTTGGCGGACGACGACGAGCGAAAACGGGGATTCAGACGGGTCGCGACGCGGTATCTGCCGGCCGAGGTCGCCACTCGCGACAAGAAGGCGGTCCAGTACGGCAGCCTCGTCGCCCGCGAACTCGATCGGCTCGCCCGCCAGGCGGGTTACAAACGCCGGATCGACGACCACGTCACGAAGTACGTCGAATCGCTACTCGAGGACGCAGACGCCCGATCCGACTGAGCGCGACGGGGGTCCGCTCAGGACGGCAGGGGACAGAGACTCGCGGTGAAGACGACCGTCTCGTCGGTCTCGTTGTGCGCGCCGTGGTCGACTCCGCGCTCGTGGTGTACGACGCCGGGTGCGTCGATTCGCTCGCGCTCGTCGTCCTGGACCACGGTCACCGTCCCTTCGAGGACGTGGAAGACGTTCGTACTCTCGGCGTGTTCGTGAGCCTCGAGTTCCGCGCCCGGCCCGAGGGCGAACGCCTTCACCAGGACGTCGTCGGTGACGACCAGTTCGGCGGTCTCGATCTCTCCGTCGCCCGGCTCGAGGTCGGCGATCGCAGCGGCGTATCTATCGAGCATGTCGGTTGGATTCGATGGAGGATCCCATAACGATGGGGGACGAGACGTCTGTCGTGTGTTCGACGCAGCGTCGATAACACGGACGAGAGCGGAATCGAGTTGCCGGTCGGCACCCGTTGTTGGAAATACGATTTATTTGTTCAGAAAGTAGCAGAAAGAGACGTCTTATAACTCTATCCCCGACCATACGGAACAGTTCGCCGTATTCATTCCGAAGAATAGTCCTAAAGCTCGTTGCTACCGTTAGAGGATGGACTCAGGGGAAGGTCATCGTCTGTTCCAGTAGTTCGGTACCGAAACGGCCGAAACGTATGAGTCCGAACCGATTACTCGATTTCTAGCTGGCCGCTCTTGCCGTCTCCTTCACTGCCGCTCTCGTCCCATTCGAGTTCGAACTCGATACTCAAGTCACCGGGACCGTCTGTCGGCCCTTCGCGTTCGGCTTTGACCTCGAACGTCGGGCGGGCTGGCGGTTCCATCGTCACGGATTCGGAACCTGATCTTAGTGTGATCGCATCACCTTGTTCGAGTTTCTCAGCGACACCGTGAAGATACGATGCGATTTCTTCTCGGGTCTGGCTACTCTCTGAAGTGAACAGAACCTCTTCGGGCATACATAGTAACGATACACCGTCTGCATCGATAAGTGGGCCCCCTGCTGAACGATCGAACTGACCTCTGACTCGGGCATCGATACTTATGGTATTCGCGCGCTGTATGCGGCAGACGAGACGAGACACCGCACGCGAACTGGTGAAATCGGCACGGAAATCGCGCCACAGACCGAATAGAGAAACCGTTTTTTCGACGACGGCTATGGCGTGGCGAACCTGCGCACGCGACCGTCGATCAGTCCTCGGTTTCGGTCGGTAGTTTGTTCGCCGGTTCGTGTTCCACGTTGTCGGCGACCGTCCGACGGTTCGTCTCGCCGATCCGATCGGCGATTTCGCCGACGACCTCCTCGACGTACTCCTGAACCTCGCTGTCGTCGTCTTTGACGAGGGCCCCTTGGCTCCCGTCGGCCCCGAAGTCGGGGTGGATCGGAATCTTACCCAGTAGCGGCACGTCGTAGTTCTCGACGATCGTCTCGGCGCCGTCAGTTCCGAACAGGCCGTGTTGGTCCCCACAGGACGGGCAGATGAACGAACTCATGTTCTCGACGACGCCCAGCACCGGGGTATCGTGTTTGTTGAACATCTGGATTCCCTTCCGGGTGTCGTCCAACGCCATCTCCTGGGGCGTCGTGACGACGACCGACCCGGTCACCGGCATCGACTGCAACAGGTTCAACGTCGCGTCGCCGGTCCCCGGCGGCAAGTCGACGATGAGGTAGTCGAGCCGCCCCCACTCGACGCCCTCGAGGAATTTCATCATGAACTTGTTGACCATCGGCCCGCGGAGGATCGCGGGGTCGTCTTCGTCTTCCATCATCAGGCCCATACTGATGACCCGGACGCCGTCCGATCGCGGCGGAACGATTTCCTCGTTCGGCGTCACGCCGGGGTCGCTCTCGACCGGCAGGATCCGGGGGATGTTCGGTCCGTGAATGTCGGCGTCGAGCAGCCCCACCATCGCACCGCGCTTCTCGAGACCGGCCGCGAGATTGGCCGCGACCGTCGTCTTGCCGACGCCACCCTTCCCGGAGGAGACGGCGATCACGTTGCGAACGCGCGGCAGTACCTCGTCGTCGAACCCGTGTTCCTCGCCGACGTGGGCCCGCAGGTCCGCCTCGAGACCGGCCTCCTCGATGACGTCGCGGATGCGGTTGCCCAACTCGAGTTCGGACGGCGCATACGGCGCGTTGAACGCGAGCGATATTCGGGCGGTCTCGTCGTCGATCGTGACGTCGTTGACTAGCCCGAGCGAGACGATGTCCTCGCCGATGTCCGGGTCTTCGACCGACTCGAGTTTGATTTCGAGTTCGTGTTCTGTGATACTCATAGTGGCTGGATGCTAGCCGTACGAACGGTGTGGAGCGGGATACGTGTGATGGTTCGGCTCTCGAGTGGTGGTTCGGACCGCGAGCGACGAGGCTCTCGACGCGTCGAGCGCAAAAATGAAGATCGACGTCGGTGTCGGTGTTCGGATGCGATACGGAGACGGTTACGGTGGGCCGACACTGCTGATCGGCTCTGGTGGGCCGCCGTAGAAGACGATGCCGATGAGCACGGTCAGAATGAACATTCCGACCCACATCGACGTCGTCAGTCCGACGAGATAGCTCACACCGAGGAGTCCGGTCTTCGTGTCGCGGGGTTCACCCAGGAACCAGGCCGCGAGCATGATGTAGACCGGGACCAGAATAACGGCGAAGATGATGTAGGTCCCTTCGTTGGCGAAGCCGGTGAAGCCGCCGGTGCCGTCGTAACCGTGGTACAGCAGTGTGGACAGGATCGTTTGTGTTGAACTCATGCTTCCACCTCGGGTTCGGCCGGTTCAGCGTGTTCGTGTTCGTGGTCGCCACGCAGGTGTTCGATGGCGTGGAGTTCGACCACGGGAACTAGCTTCGCGAGGTTGAGGAATAAAAGTGCAACCAGCGCTGTCGTCCCGACGAGCGAGAGCCACTCGATCGCACTCGGGAAGTAGGTCCCTGGCGTCGCCGCGTAGATGTCGAACGTGGGGTGGAGGAATCCTTCGACGACGAAGAGAACTTTCTCGGTGAGCGTCCCACAGAGAATTACCCCGCTCGCGATGAGCGCTCGCTTCTTGCTGAACAGGGCCGGTCGAATCCCCTGCAAGAAGATGTACACGAGCGTGCCGAAGATCATTGCCATCGCGACTCTGTAGACCGGATGGGCGATCTTCGCCTCGACCGCGACCGACTGGTTAGACGGTCCGAGGAAGACGCCGTTGATGACCTGCTGGAGCTGGAACCACAGGAACAACAGAGTGAAGAACCCGAGCCACAGGAGCAGTCCGCGGAAGATATCGTCGGTGATGATGTGGTCCCAGTCGTAGGCTCGGCGGAACGCGTAGGCGATGATCGTTATGCCGCTGATCGCCGACATCAGCGCGATGCTGAGGAACGTCGGCCCCTGAATCGCGCCGGTCCAACCGGGCATCGCCGGAAGGAGTGCGAACAGCCACGGGATCACGCCGCCGTGGAGCAAGAGCGGAGCCATGATGATGACTGCGGCGGCGAGCCACCAGACCATCCGATCGATGACCGCGTCTTCTTTCTCGGTGTAGCCAATGGTCAGTATCTTGTAGACCGGTTCGAACATGTCCGGCAGATCGTCTCGCAATCGGCTGACGTCGTACCGGAGCGTCAGGCCGAGGTACGTCGCCGACAGCACGAAGTAGGCCGTGATGACGGTCACGTCCCACACGAGCGGCGAGTTATTGACCGTGATGTGGTAGTGGCCGATGACGCTGGTCACCATCCGGTCCGGCCGTCCCATGTGGACCAGGATGTAGAAACCGGCGGCGGAGAGGCCGCCGATCGTCGTCATCTCCGCGAGCCGAGCGACTGGCATGTACCGGTCCATGCCCAGCAGACGGACCGCGGCTGAAAGGATGATACCGCCGTGAGCGACACCGACCCACCAGATGAACGCGCCGATGTACAGGCCCCACGTAGAGCCGCCACCGGAGCCCCAGTCGCCGAGTCCGGTGACGATCAGCCCCTTCTGGAGCTGATAGGCCCACGCGACGAGAAAGGCCACGAGACCCAGCGCCGCGACGCCGTACACCGCCATGTATTTTTTCGAGAACGTGCCGATCGGACGGAGAATGTCCTCCTCGGACGGCGTCTTCGTGCTCATAGCGACACCCCGTCGATCCGACCGACGGTCTCATCGTCGAGGTACTCCTGTCGCTTATCGAGCAGGTCGACGTCCTCGTACTTGGTCGGGCCGGGAACCTGCTGGGCCTCCGGTCCGGGCTCCTGTCCGAGGTACGTAACGTTCGGGTTCGTCCCGATGTCCTCGAGCAGTTTGAACGAGGTCGGTTCGCCAGTGTACTGGTGGAGCAGAAACCTCGCCTGTTGTTTGCTCCCGTCGCCGAGTTGCAGTTCGTCGAGGGCGTCGTCGCTCTCGAGGTCGACGTACTGTTCGAAGGCCTCGACGGCGGCGAGGATATCTTGTTCGCTACTGAGAATCGTGTTGTTCTCTCCGTCACCGGGTTCGGTGCCTTCGCTGATGATTTCGACCGCCTTCATGACCGCGAGGATGTCCTCGGTCAAGCCTTCGACATTCCCGATCGCGGTCTCGAGATCGTCGCCGTCGCTGAGTGCGCTGTTTATGTCGTCTACCGACGGCGCGGATTTGCTGCTTTCGGTACCGTTCGTCAGGTGGACGATCGCGCGACTCTTGCTCGGATACTCGCGGTGCTGATACGGATCGCTTTTCTCGTCTTTGACGTTGCCGAACTGAATCGCGTCCGGGGGACAGGCGCTTTCACACGCCGTCGTTCCGACTTTGTCCTCGCCCTGTTTGCCGTCCTGCATGGACGGACACATCGTACACTTGCTCATCGTGCCGCGGGGGGCGCGGCTGTCGACCCAGCGTTGGCCGTACTCGTACTTGGCGTGCGTGATCTCGTCCGGATTCTCGGGGCTTTCGAGTCCGTCGATTTCGTCGTACGGCACGTCGGGTTCGTCCCACTGGAAGTAGTTGACACCGTAGGGACAGGCGACCTGACAGTACCGGCACCCGATACAGACGTCGTAGTCGGTCAGCACCAGTCCGTCCTTGTCGCGGGTGTGCCGGGCCGTCGTCGGACAGACCTTCTCACAGGGAGCGTCCGTGCAGTGCTGGCACGGTCGCACGAGCATATTGAACTCGCTCCCCATATTGAAGTCGGTATAGCCACCGGTTTCGTTCACGCCAGCGCCACCATCAGGGGAACTGTGCAGTTCGTCCTCCCACGCCATGACGTACATCCAGTTAACGCCCATGTCGAGGTCGTTTTCCTGGGAACAGGCGCTCATACAGGTAAGACAGCCGTCACAGCGATCGAGGTCGATCGTCATCCCCCACTGTACGTCACTGTGTTCTTGGGTTTCCGTCCCGCCGTGGCCACCTTCGCCGGCGACGCTCTCCGTAACGTCGCCGGCTTTGCCGCCAAATGCACCCACACCGACTGCGGCTGCGCCGACCCCCATCTTCTTCATCGTCTCGCGGCGGGTCTCCTCGCCGTCGCCGTCGAACGCATCGAGCATCCGGGAGAACGTGCCCTTCGCCTCCTCCTGAGCTGCTTCGTACGCCTCGGCGGTCGGGCGCTGGTCCTCGCCGAATTCCTCCATCACGTCGTCGTGATACCGTTCGTGGAATTCGGCCTCGGAGAGTTCGCCTTTGGTGACCCGCATCGCGTCTTCGGCCATCTCCATACCGAGCTTGCTGTCGTACTCGGTATCGTCGAGCATCGACTCGAGTTCGTCTTCCCACTCGTTCCCGAGCGGATGAAATGATTCGTCGTCCGTGCTCATTAGATCAGAACACCTCTGAATATGACACTGGTGTCATGCCGGAGGTACTGAACGGCATGCACTTGAAATCGTTCATTTGTTGATCCTCATTCCCCGTCTCACAACCGAACTCCGATGAAATATAGAGCCGATTTCCAGCACTTGAGAATCGACGCGATCATGTTCGGGCAGTTAAGTCAGCCGGGGCTGCGATGGAAACCCCCCACTCGTCCGGATCGGCTACCGGTACGCGTTCGAAACGGTGAAACGACGATATCAGCGTCGGTCTGTGAGAACGCACGGCACAGTATCGTCGTCGGAAGCTGTGATCCCGCACCTGAGACTGCGTCTGTCGGGTTGTGACTGCGATTGTCTCTGATTGTCTCTTTGTCTTCCCGCGCCAGCACACGAACGAATCGCGGCGAGCGGTGGAACGAATCGCGGAGACAACGATACCGACGACGGCAGCCGGCCCGCCAGGCGCAGCTCGCAAAATACGTCGGCAGAACGACCGCACGGACAGTTACCCCCACTGCACGGCTCGGCCGGGTCCGGTCGATTCGATCACTGGCTCGCGATCTGTTCTTCGAGCGGCCCCTCGTCGTCGATGTTCGGTAAATTCTCGACGAACCGCTTGATGACCGCCTCTTCGGCCCGATGGAGGGTCTCGCTGCAGGTCGATTTGGCGATGTCCAGATCGCCGGCCAGTTCCGTCAGCGAGCAGCACCGCGGCGTATCGTAGTACCCCGCGTCGACGGCGGCGGCGATCACCTCGAGCTGTCGCTCGGACAGTACCTGGCTCTCGTGGAGCCGTTCCCTGACGTGTTCGATCCGGTATCGGAGTCCGAACGTTTCGAGTTGATCCGCGAGTTCCGAGAGGCGTTTTCGGGAACCGGTGACCTCTATCGTCGCCTCGCCGTCCTGAATCTCGACCGGCAGTTCGATCGGCATGCCCGACTCCCGAGCGGAGAACATCAGGAGCGGTGCGGTGGTCTCGAAGTGGACCGTCGCCTCGTTGTCGCTCCACTGAGCGAGCGAGAGTTCGGTAATCTGCGAGTGATCGTCCATGCTCTCGACGATATCCGGGACGGACGACCCGGCGATCCGGACGAGAGCGAAGCCGGTTTCGGAGCCGGGAACGGCAGCCAGCACCCGAAACGTCGATTCGGGATACGCCGTCGATATCTGCTGAATCCAGACCTCGTCGGGCATCGTCAGAGTGAGCGTCGCGTGGGCCATACGAACGTGTTCCTAGTAGACCTATATCCCGGTGGCTACGAATATGTTCGGCTTTTTCCAACGCCGCGGGAACAGCGGCGGCTCCGAACACGTTCGGACGAACGTCCGCGCCACCGCCATCCGAACGACTGATCGACGGCAACCGAACCCACGGAGCAAACGCTCGACGTTCGAGAGACCGAGAGACGACCGTTCGACGATATCCCGACCGCACTCGACGCACTCGAGTCGGGCCGGCGACTGCAATCGATCGCGCCGTTCGAACCGAAACCGCTCTCCGGTGAACTCGACGCTCGGGGGTACGCTCACGAGAGCGAGCAGCGTGACGGCTGCCTCTGGTACACGTGTACGTTCGTATGGAACGCACGTTCCTGATCAGTCCAACGTACCCGCGCAGTCTACCCGACCCGGGTTCTCGCGGGCGGGCGTCGAATACCAGACGGGATGGCCCACTCGAGACCGGCGGTCTTTCCGGCTACTCGACGCCGAAGGTGTTCGCACAAACTGCCTTGTCGCGAGCGTCCCGACTCCGGGTCACATGACCCGACTCGACGTCAGAGACGTGCCGCCGGCGAACCGTCATCCGACCATCCACGAGGAATTCGAGGCCCTCGAGCCGGGCGAGACGCTGACGATCGTCAACGATCACGAGCCAACGCCCCTGTTCTACGAGTTTCAGGCCGAAGTCGAGCGCTTCGACGCCGACGGCTATGAGGTCGAACAGATCGCCCCGGACGAGTTCGTCGCTAGATTTCCGAAACGGGAGGCCTGACGCCGCACGTCGATCGGTCCACGTCTTCCATCACCGATCACGTCGCAGTCTGCAACCGTCGTCGACCGCACGGACGCACCGTCGGGCCAGCCCCGGGAAACGATCGCCGTTCGCTCGCACGGTCCCTCGCAACCGCTCCAGCGAACCCTCGAGACGCTCGCCGATCTCCCCGCGGAGACGGTCCTGAACCAGCGAAACGACCGCATATCCAGTTTCGGGAACAGAAACTGGACGACCACGACTATCGCCACGAGACCGTCGAACGTGACGAGGACGTCGTGACAATCATTCGGCGTTCGTCGACCCGAACGTGACCGGTCAGAACCGCCTGGGGAGGCAGACCTCGGACGATACCGGCCGGGGAGCGGAGATACCGACCAGAATTTGATGCCGACCGCTGTCGAGCGACGAGATTCAGGTGACGTAACGAGAGTCCGGCGACCTGTGCTCGGAGACGGTCCCGGAGGCGAGGGTCGTTCTGTGACGAAGCTCAGATCGGTGGATTATCCGGGACTGGTGGTGCAATGATCAGCTCCTGTCCCTCGCCTATGAGGGCAATCTCAGAGCAGTGTTATCAAACTGCTGGCCATTTCACGCTGCTCACAACCCGTCGAAATCGCGTTCGAGGGGAGACGTCGCCCGATACCTGACCGACGGGGACGCAGTCGTTGCGTCGTGCCTTCGGCGTTCGAGTTCTGAGTCGCATCGAGTGTGGGATCAGTATCCCTGATCGTTCTCGAACTCGTATCGTCTCGCGGCTTTCTGTATGGCCTTCCGTCGGCCGGTCCTGTTCGGACCGTCCGCTTCCACTCCGTTCCGTTCTTCTTCGATGGCCCACTCGGTGATGAGTTCTCTCGCCTTCTCCTCGACTTCCTGTTCGCGCCGCTGTTCCCGAATCGAGACGATCAGTCCGTAGCACGATGCGCTGACCCCCACCACGAGCACGAGAATGAAGCCTTTGCCCATCTGCGGCTGTGCGAGGTACCAGTTCCAGCTCACCGCCCCGGCCGTCAGAACGTATTTCGAAATCGCGAGCGACGCGACGACGCCAGTCGAAAGGTGGCCGGACAGGTACGTGACTATTGCCTCGTACTCCTCGTTCTCGGCGACGAGCGGTGTCAAGTGTGCGAGTGACGTCAGGAGTACTCCACAGACGAGCAAGATCGAGGCGGGATAGTGATCGAATATCAGCGGCTCGGTCGTTGTCACCGAGATGATCGTGTACGTAGAGAACCCACCGAACAGGAACCAATTCGAATCTGTCTCCAGGTCCTTTAGCGACGAGCCGAGATAATAGCCCATTCCGAGTCCGATTGCGGACATCTTGATAGAACGTATAATTTCGCCAGAAATGTCCTTCAGTTCGGTCGAGTGTCCAATCGCACCCCCGAGCAACGCGAGAAAGAGAACGAACAAAATTCCGAGCAGAAAAGCCGTCGCTGGATCGTACCATCGATGATTCCGAATCCGCTCTGCAATCTGCTTCCCCCCCTTGTTTGTCATAGCCAGCCTAAGATTAGGACTTCCCGTATATATTATTAATGCAATATATACACATTATTTACCACACTCGGTCTTAATCCGTGCTCGTGCGGACCCACAGGATACCGAACGGAGTGGGAGTGAAGGGAACCAGATATGTTTGAAACGCTGACCGACGTGTCGAACTGACGAGGTCTCCGTTCGTCACCGCGACGTCGGTCACCGCCGCTCGGCCAGTACCGACCAAGAAGGTTCGAGCGCGACGGTCGTGCTACTCGACGTGTTTCGCCCGAGGTGTGCCGGAACGTGTGTGGGGTGAGCCAGGACTGTTCGCGCAGGTCTTGCGAGGATGGTTGCGGACTACCCGTCGAAGAGGTGTTCGAGGAGCAATTCTGTCAGCTGAGTCGGTTCCTCGTGGGGAACCCAGTGGCTCGTCCTCGACAGTAACTCGAGACGGCTGTCCGTACAGTAGTCGGCGCTGTCGACTGCCAGCGAAGGGACGAGCGCCGCGTCGTCTTCACCCCAGACCACGAGCGTCGGCGCATCGACCCGGTCAGTCGGTGTCGTCGTCGGGTATCGCGCGACTGCCCGGTACCAGTTCAGCATGCCGGTGAGTGCACCGTCCCTGTCCCAGGCACGCCGATACCGAGCCAATTCGTCGTCGGTGAACGTTCCCGGCGCGGCCTGGTCTCGAAGCGATCGCTCGAGCAAGCGGTAGTCGTCGTACCGACAGGCCCGTTCCGGGAGCCACGGGAGTTGGAACAGGACGGCGTACCAGCTTCGACGGAGTTGTTCGGGATTCGCGAGGAGCTGCCGGCGATAGGCGGACGGATGCGGTGCGTTGACGACGGCGAGCCGTTCGACGGTATCGGGAAATCGGAGTGCGAGGTCCCAGGCGACCAGTCCGCCCCAGTCGTGTCCGACGACGTATGCTTCGTCCCGTCCGTCGGATTCGATCAGGTCGACGACGTCTTGCGAGAGTTCGCGCCTGCGATAGGCCGACACAGCCGCGGGCTTCTCGCTTCGATTGTAACCCCGTTGATCGGGGACGAGTACCCGACAGCCCGCCTCTACGAGGGCCCCGATCTGATTTCGCCAGCCGTACCAGAACTCCGGAAAACCGTGGAGTAAGACGACGAGCGGATTTGCTTTCCCGCCGGCTTCGACCACGTGCAACCGATTGCCGTTGACGATCCGTCGAGTCGAACGTGCGTCGACTTCGACCGCAGCGGCAGATTCGCCCCTCTCGTCGACGGTCCGTGACTGATCGGACGCACCCATAATGCCAGGGTGGGCGCCGAGACCGTAAATCGATTCGGACAGAAACGGTCGGTCACGAGTCCCGGGTCCGCTCGGACTATAGTAGTCGTTGCAAGTCATTGCATACCCCGCTCGCGAATTCGCGGCCAGCGAGCGGTGGGTAAATCGTTTCAACGACTACTATAGAAATCCCGCCGGAACTGCGGGCCCTCACGTCCAGACGCGTAGGCAATCCGTCGAGCAGAAGTGGAGGTCGACGCTCTCCTGGCCACCGGATTCGACGTACGTCGTCAGGGTGTACGCCACCTCGTCTGACTCGCAGTTGTCACAGTCCATATTCGGACATCCCCTACGACGTTCTTGAGTATGAACTGATTAGCCGACGCTCCCACCAGTTAGTCCAGTATTGGGACGGCGCAATATTTGCTTACGATCGCGGTTTCGGATTCCGATCGCGGATCCTCGCGAGGGGAGAACGCGTGCTGGAACGAGGACGCGATCGCGATCGAAAGCGGATCCTCACGGACGACGGACGTCCCGTAGCTCACCGTGAGGACGCGACGCCCTCTTCGGCCTCGAGCAGTTCGTGATATCGATTTCGGATGGTGACTTCGGAGATGTTCGCAACCTCGCTGACCTCGTTCTGGGTGACCGTCTCGTTGGTCAGAAGCGCGCCGGCGTATACCGCGGCCGCGGCGAGCCCGACCGGCGACTTCCCGCTGTGGGATCCGGTTTCTTTCGCCGTTGTCAGGAGCTCCCGAGCGCGTCGCTCGGTTTCGTCGGACAGATCGAGATCGCTCGCGAACCGCGGGACGTAGTGTTCGGGATCCGCCGGCTCCATTTCGAGCCCGAGTTCTCGGGCGACGTAGCGATACGTGCGAGCGACCTCGGATCTCTCGACGCGGGAGACCGCCGCGATCTCGTCCAGGCTACGGGGAGTACCGTTCTGGCGGGCTGCCGCGTACAACGATGCCGTCGCGACGCCTTCGATCGATCGACCCGGCAGGAGGTCGTCCTCGAGTGCGCGTCGGTAGATGACGCTCGCCATTTCGCGGACCGTTTCGGGGAGCCCGAGCGCGGAGGCCATCCGGTCGATTTCCCCGAGCGCTTGCTTGAGGTTCCGTTCCCTCGAATTTCGGGTCCGGAACCGCTCGTTCCACTTCCGCAACCGCTGCATCTTCTGGCGCTGACGCGAACTCAGGGACCGCCCGTAGGCGTCTTTGTCCTGCCAGCCGATCGTCGTCGACAGTCCCTGATCGTGCATCATGTTCGTCGTCGGTGCCCCGACTCGAGACTTCTCGCTTTTTTCGGTGGCGTCGAACGCCCGCCACTCGGGACCGCGGTCGATCTCACCTTCCTCGACGACGAGCCCGCAGTCTTCACAGACCGTCTCGGCGTGTTCGTCGTCGACGATGAGTCGACCGTGACATTCCGGGCACCGTTCGTGCTCGCGACTGTCCGCTTCCTGCGTCGTCTCCGACGACTCGGCGACTCGCTTCTCGCTCGCGTGGGTTCGAATGGGTGGAGTGGGCATTGCTCAATTCGAGGCTAATCGCTCGCTGGTGGACTGCGCCGACGCATATTCACCCACTCAGGTACCGGT encodes the following:
- a CDS encoding alpha/beta fold hydrolase, translated to MGASDQSRTVDERGESAAAVEVDARSTRRIVNGNRLHVVEAGGKANPLVVLLHGFPEFWYGWRNQIGALVEAGCRVLVPDQRGYNRSEKPAAVSAYRRRELSQDVVDLIESDGRDEAYVVGHDWGGLVAWDLALRFPDTVERLAVVNAPHPSAYRRQLLANPEQLRRSWYAVLFQLPWLPERACRYDDYRLLERSLRDQAAPGTFTDDELARYRRAWDRDGALTGMLNWYRAVARYPTTTPTDRVDAPTLVVWGEDDAALVPSLAVDSADYCTDSRLELLSRTSHWVPHEEPTQLTELLLEHLFDG
- a CDS encoding transcription initiation factor IIB, with amino-acid sequence MPTPPIRTHASEKRVAESSETTQEADSREHERCPECHGRLIVDDEHAETVCEDCGLVVEEGEIDRGPEWRAFDATEKSEKSRVGAPTTNMMHDQGLSTTIGWQDKDAYGRSLSSRQRQKMQRLRKWNERFRTRNSRERNLKQALGEIDRMASALGLPETVREMASVIYRRALEDDLLPGRSIEGVATASLYAAARQNGTPRSLDEIAAVSRVERSEVARTYRYVARELGLEMEPADPEHYVPRFASDLDLSDETERRARELLTTAKETGSHSGKSPVGLAAAAVYAGALLTNETVTQNEVSEVANISEVTIRNRYHELLEAEEGVASSR